The Pochonia chlamydosporia 170 chromosome Unknown PCv3seq00029, whole genome shotgun sequence genome includes a window with the following:
- a CDS encoding reverse transcriptase (similar to Talaromyces marneffei ATCC 18224 XP_002153737.1): protein MAPINRVQRVGAQAIVGSFLTVATSIAEAEAAIPTTRERLWKRAIKLWIDIHTLPKTNPLHRITARVRKFYQSYRSPFHQVACRLKEIPLSEIESIQPFALAPWDKRMEAIQYEDMSKGIEGTWDVGVAVSSSARNGLVGVGGVAHIKVKGRADPRSQAFSITIGPRNEQNPYSGELAAMAHALRSLPNVRRRRIALLTTNKAMALSLRNPRQQSGQEHIQIIYGEINRLWKKGNGLLIVWIPASENNVLLHVV, encoded by the coding sequence ATGGCACCCATCAATCGCGTCCAGAGAGTGGGAGCTCAGGCGATCGTGGGATCGTTTCTCACAGTTGCGACAAGCATTGCAGAAGCGGAGGCAGCTATCCCGACCACGCGAGAGCGACTTTGGAAACGAGCGATAAAACTTTGGATTGACATTCACACTTTGCCGAAAACAAATCCCCTTCACAGGATAACAGCCCGTGTGCGGAAATTCTACCAGTCCTACCGATCGCCGTTTCACCAAGTAGCATGCAGACTGAAGGAGATACCGCTATCGGAAATCGAATCTATTCAACCGTTCGCTTTGGCGCCCTGGGATAAACGAATGGAGGCCATTCAATATGAAGACATGAGCAAGGGGATTGAGGGGACCTGGGATGTCGGTGTGGCCGTCAGCAGCTCGGCTCGCAACGGACTGGTCGGCGTGGGAGGAGTGGCACATATCAAGGTAAAAGGCAGGGCGGATCCAAGGAGTCAAGCGTTCTCTATCACCATTGGCCCGAGAAACGAACAGAACCCGTATTCAGGCGAGCTAGCTGCAATGGCACATGCCCTGAGATCGCTGCCAAACGTCCGCCGCCGACGTATAGCACTTTTGACGACGAATAAGGCAATGGCCCTCAGCCTGCGAAACCCCCGACAGCAATCAGGCCAGGAACACATCCAGATCATCTATGGAGAGATCAATAGATtgtggaagaaggggaaCGGATTGCTCATCGTTTGGATACCTGCCTCCGAGAACAACGTGCTCTTGCATGTAGTCTGA
- a CDS encoding arylsulfotransferase protein (similar to Neofusicoccum parvum UCRNP2 XP_007582029.1) codes for MRRSYDGAGVAAAVATVLHVLNLLISLYAGAANAEQPVYVASEGYDEGRFGKYPVQEFKSVELIAPRPNIVRQDSRCSRDLMTFLSPRGYVEQATHPQATILDHNGHLIWTSGWDKKQIYNLMTQEYKGHNYITFWAGNDAVGGHGAGSYYMLDETYNMTRRLHAANGLKGDLHEFRFTPQGTALITVYDVQEVDLSTLGKKSGPIWDCLIQEIDIETGDLVFEWRASQHLNIADTYRRIGGEGEPGGAPFDWFHINSIDKDIQGNYLISSRYFNSIFYIDGKTGSVIWTMGGKGNKFKDLSGGKATNFAFQYDARWDNNYREITLFDNSREGGPLANAHPRGIRLRVDQVLMTVELITEYKNPTRVPAASQGSLQNLPNGNVLISYGYSGLFTEFTREGKILCETHYGPQSRYGTGDVQSYRVFKFNWRASPETDPDLAISQDGAMVWRAYASWNGATDVSAWVLQGTDSPNAGKWKVIEKKSRSGFETDFLLEADHPAYIRVVAVDSKGNTLGSSQPANATKVTITYKLDRPKASIEYENTWTWFTGVVTGFGLVVFALALRPAIKACFTCRRRTAQYSSLPTDEDKIATSKGIHLTQF; via the exons ATGAGACGATCCTACGACGGCGCAGGCGTAGCGGCCGCAGTAGCCACTGTTCTTCATGTCCTTAACCTTCTAATATCCTTATACGCCGGTGCTGCAAACGCTGAACAGCCTGTGTACGTGGCGTCTGAAGGTTACGATGAAGGTCGGTTTGGCAAGTACCCGGTTCAAGAATTCAAATCCGTGGAACTTATCGCGCCTCGGCCAAACATTGTTCGTCAGGATAGTCGATGCTCAAGAGATTTGATGACGTTCCTTTCGCCTCGTGGCTATGTTGAGCAAGCAACTCACCCTCAAGCAACCATTCTTGACCACAATGGTCATCTAATATGGACTTCAGGATGGGACAAGAAACAGATTTACAACCTCATGACGCAGGAATACAAGGGCCACAATTATATTACCTTTTGGGCAGGTAACGACGCAGTGGGGGGTCACGGCGCAGGTTCTTATTACATG CTGGATGAAACCTACAATATGACGCGGCGTTTGCATGCGGCCAATGGCCTCAAAGGTGACTTGCATGAATTTCGATTTACACCGCAAGGCACAGCGCTTATCACTGTGTACGACGTTCAAGAGGTAGACTTATCCACTCTTGGGAAGAAATCAGGACCCATTTGGGACTGTCTTATTCAAGAGATTGACATCGAGACTGGTGACTTGGTATTCGAGTGGCGAGCAAGTCAGCATCTGAACATCGCAGACACATACCGGCGCATTGGCGGCGAGGGTGAGCCTGGCGGCGCGCCTTTTGACTGGttccatatcaacagcatcgacaAGGATATTCAAGGAAACTATCTCATTTCTAGCCGATACTTCAACAGCATTTTCTACATCGACGGGAAAACAGGAAGCGTCATCTGGACGATGGGGGGTAAGGGGAACAAATTCAAGGATCTCTCCGGTGGCAAAGCAACAAATTTCGCATTTCAGTACGATGCTCGATGGGACAATAATTATCGGGAGATTACTCTGTTTGACAATAGTCGCGAGGGTGGGCCTTTGGCAAATGCTCATCCCAGAGGCATTCGTCTCCGCGTCGACCAGGTTCTAATGACGGTCGAACTTATCACCGAGTACAAGAATCCAACGCGTGTCCCTGCGGCGTCACAGGGCTCACTCCAAAACCTCCCTAATGGAAATGTGCTCATAAGCTACGGTTATAGTGGTCTGTTCACCGAGTTCACGCGCGAGGGTAAGATCTTGTGCGAGACGCACTACGGTCCGCAGAGTCGATATGGCACCGGCGATGTGCAGTCGTACCGCGTTTTCAAGTTCAACTGGCGGGCATCTCCAGAGACTGATCctgacttggccatctcCCAGGACGGCGCAATGGTGTGGAGGGCCTATGCCAGTTGGAATGGCGCAACTGATGTTTCTGCTTGGGTGCTTCAGGGTACAGATAGCCCTAACGCCGGAAAGTGGAAAGTCATTGAGAAAAAGAGCAGGTCTGGGTTTGAGACAGACTTTTTACTGGAAGCCGATCACCCAGCCTACATTAGAGTTGTGGCCGTGGACTCGAAAGGAAATACACTCGGATCCAGTCAGCCAGCCAACGCTACCAAGGTGACGATT ACCTACAAGCTCGACCGACCTAAAGCATCAATCGAGTATGAAAATACATGGACGTGGTTCACAGGTGTTGTTACAGGCTTTGGACTTGTGGTATTTGCTCTGGCTCTTCGACCTGCTATCAAGGCTTGCTTTACTTGTCGTCGACGAACAGCTCAGTACAGCTCACTACCCACCGATGAAGACAAGATAGCAACTTCAAAGGGCATCCATTTGACGCAATTTTGA
- a CDS encoding ATP-dependent DNA helicase PIF1 (similar to Metarhizium robertsii ARSEF 23 XP_007826537.2) → MRGQKVKHPPSRARECRGRRYRLAKGTDFFKEGTCLDQLGEFIKVSTYRLVDHWLKRHHPDYRDITISQPNLLALPVDGDVSDQVLNIEESEEMRDEEPGRKGYSRACGEEEERGIDGDIPGPSQQTVVPNLDIRQTEAELLKEAFNTRKLPIAQAPDIRQTPIDELGRKHRLFAMCFPTLFPYGTADWHQGRMRNVSLADWATLNANPYTKKTKSKSME, encoded by the coding sequence AGAGCACGGGAGTGCCGTGGTAGAAGATATCGCCTAGCGAAGGGGACAGATTTCTTCAAAGAAGGAacttgccttgaccaacttggCGAATTTATCAAAGTCTCTACCTATCGCTTGGTTGATCATTGGTTAAAGCGCCACCACCCAGACTATCGTGATATCACTATTTCCCAACCGAACCTGTTGGCTCTTCCTGTCGACGGTGACGTGTCTGACCAGGTGCTGAATATCGAGGAATCTGAGGAGATGAGGGACGAAGAACCGGGAAGGAAAGGATATTCCAGGGCTTgtggggaagaggaggaacgGGGTATTGATGGGGACATTCCCGGCCCGTCTCAACAAACCGTAGTCCCTAACCTCGACATTCGCCAGACCGAAGCAGAACTTTTGAAAGAGGCTTTTAACACGAGGAAACTGCCTATCGCTCAAGCACCTGATATTAGGCAAACCCCCATCGATGAGTTGGGTAGGAAACACCGCCTATTCGCCATGTGTTTCCCTACTTTGTTTCCGTATGGCACTGCCGATTGGCATCAAGGCAGGATGCGCAATGTCTCTTTGGCTGATTGGGCAACGCTCAATGCAAACCCTTACACAAAGAAAACGAAATCAAAATCAATGGAATAA